One genomic segment of Prochlorococcus marinus str. MIT 0919 includes these proteins:
- a CDS encoding 3-isopropylmalate dehydratase small subunit translates to MNNSKHFPKGPIENVEGQCINLRGNDIDTDRIIPARFLKCVSFENLGENVFADDRKEKKGLHPFDIKKNKNASILIVDKNFGCGSSREHAPQALMRWGIRAIIGNSFAEIFHGNCLSMGIPCIILSEEDLLSFQTESENNLQSICKISLDKKTIEFNKKEWNLFIEKGALEMLISGNWDATNTLISKMSKIKSVEENLPYFSFSKLN, encoded by the coding sequence ATGAACAACTCTAAACATTTTCCTAAAGGTCCCATCGAAAATGTAGAGGGGCAATGCATAAATCTCAGAGGCAATGATATTGATACAGATCGCATAATTCCTGCAAGGTTCTTAAAATGTGTAAGTTTTGAAAATTTAGGCGAGAACGTTTTTGCAGATGACCGCAAAGAAAAAAAAGGGTTACACCCTTTTGACATAAAAAAGAATAAGAATGCTTCAATACTTATAGTTGATAAAAATTTTGGCTGCGGATCAAGTCGGGAACATGCACCTCAAGCATTAATGCGATGGGGAATAAGAGCGATAATTGGAAATAGCTTTGCAGAAATATTTCATGGCAATTGTTTAAGTATGGGCATTCCCTGTATTATTCTTAGTGAAGAAGATTTGTTATCATTTCAAACTGAATCTGAGAATAATCTACAGAGCATATGCAAAATTAGTCTTGATAAAAAAACGATTGAATTCAACAAGAAAGAATGGAACTTATTTATTGAGAAAGGGGCTTTGGAAATGCTTATATCAGGGAACTGGGATGCAACTAATACACTGATATCAAAGATGAGTAAAATAAAATCTGTGGAAGAAAATTTACCTTATTTCAGCTTTTCTAAATTGAATTAA
- the leuC gene encoding 3-isopropylmalate dehydratase large subunit, producing the protein MSSGTLYDKVWNLHRVADLPGDSTQLFIGLHLIHEVTSPQAFAALKEKALSVKYPQRTIGTVDHIVPTTNQTRPFKDPLAEEMLSTLEANCKEHGIKLFGIGSGGQGIVHVIAPESGLTQPGMTIACGDSHTSTHGAFGAIAFGIGTSQVRDVLATQSLAMKKLKVRRIWIDGQLQKGVYAKDLILHIIRKLGVKGGVGFAYEFAGPAIESLSMEERMTICNMAIEGGARCGYINPDLTTFKYLKGKPFLPTGINWDSAVSWWKTLATDSNAQFDDEVKFDANKISPTVTWGITPGQAIGINEYIPETNALDANDRDIAKEAYEYMQVKPGESIKGLKVNVCFIGSCTNGRLSDLQAAAEIAKNHHVSQGIKAFVVPGSEQVAKAAEAEGLDNIFKKAGFEWRKPGCSMCLAMNPDRLEGRQISASSSNRNFKGRQGSAKGRTLLMSPAMVAAAAIYGCVVDVRELINP; encoded by the coding sequence TTGAGCTCTGGAACCCTCTATGACAAAGTCTGGAATCTGCACCGAGTTGCAGATCTTCCTGGTGATTCAACACAGCTTTTCATTGGACTCCACTTAATTCATGAAGTAACAAGTCCACAAGCTTTTGCAGCTTTAAAAGAAAAAGCGCTATCTGTTAAATACCCTCAAAGAACAATTGGCACAGTAGATCACATAGTTCCTACAACAAACCAGACAAGGCCATTCAAGGACCCACTTGCTGAAGAAATGTTGAGCACATTAGAAGCCAATTGCAAAGAACATGGTATCAAGCTTTTTGGGATTGGCTCTGGAGGGCAAGGAATAGTGCATGTGATAGCTCCAGAATCAGGATTAACACAACCAGGCATGACTATTGCTTGTGGTGATTCGCATACCTCAACCCATGGAGCATTTGGAGCAATCGCATTTGGGATAGGGACTAGTCAAGTACGAGATGTATTAGCCACCCAGAGCCTGGCAATGAAGAAATTAAAAGTTCGAAGGATATGGATAGATGGACAACTCCAAAAAGGAGTATATGCCAAGGATCTAATCTTACATATTATTCGTAAACTTGGTGTCAAAGGTGGTGTTGGGTTTGCATATGAGTTTGCAGGGCCAGCAATAGAAAGTCTTTCTATGGAAGAAAGAATGACTATTTGCAATATGGCTATAGAAGGCGGTGCTAGGTGTGGATACATCAACCCAGATCTAACAACATTTAAATACCTAAAAGGAAAGCCATTCCTACCAACTGGGATCAATTGGGATTCAGCTGTGAGTTGGTGGAAAACGTTGGCTACCGACTCAAATGCACAATTTGATGATGAAGTTAAGTTTGACGCAAATAAAATCTCTCCAACCGTTACTTGGGGCATTACACCTGGACAAGCAATCGGTATAAATGAATATATTCCTGAGACAAATGCTTTAGATGCAAATGATAGAGATATTGCGAAAGAAGCTTACGAATATATGCAAGTAAAACCTGGAGAATCTATTAAAGGACTTAAGGTTAATGTTTGCTTTATAGGAAGCTGTACCAATGGTCGTTTAAGCGATTTACAAGCTGCTGCTGAAATTGCAAAAAATCATCATGTATCTCAAGGGATCAAGGCCTTCGTTGTCCCTGGTTCAGAGCAAGTTGCAAAAGCAGCAGAAGCTGAAGGACTAGACAACATTTTCAAAAAAGCAGGTTTTGAATGGCGCAAACCAGGGTGCTCAATGTGTCTAGCAATGAATCCTGATCGACTTGAAGGCAGGCAAATTAGTGCTAGCTCAAGTAATAGAAATTTCAAAGGGAGACAAGGTTCTGCCAAGGGAAGAACATTATTAATGAGCCCAGCGATGGTTGCTGCTGCTGCAATATATGGTTGTGTTGTGGATGTAAGAGAATTAATCAATCCCTAA
- a CDS encoding competence/damage-inducible protein A, whose product MSKHSQEKTVEILCIGSELLLGNILNSNAQWLAEKLASIGLSHFRQTVVGDNFDRLKEFILATSQRTNILITTGGLGPTPDDLTTETIAAAFNTPLIESKEILIDIKKKVKYSSKDLPLINKKQALYPKGSKLIHNPTGTAPGIIWNPNDDFTIITLPGVPSEMKNMWDQSIEKWLKENSYKNKTITSKVLKFTGISESELTEKVNDILEGSNPTISPYASLGEVRLRITSKAENIERANALIEPIQHELIQRARKNYFGSDEDTLASIIIDLLRQRNETLSVAESCTGGGLGASLTSVSGASDIFLGGIIAYHNSIKKSLLNVRSKELLEDGAVSAEVVQDMALGVKKKLGTDWGLAISGIAGPSGGTPNKPVGLVQFGIAGPNILESIEFQFNPYIGRIGIQKLSVIRSLDILRLFILHGAKVKA is encoded by the coding sequence TTGTCAAAACATTCTCAAGAAAAAACAGTTGAAATTTTATGTATTGGAAGTGAATTATTGCTTGGCAATATTTTGAATAGTAATGCGCAGTGGTTAGCAGAAAAGTTAGCTTCCATAGGTCTTTCACATTTTAGACAAACAGTAGTTGGAGATAATTTCGACAGACTTAAAGAATTCATTTTAGCTACCTCTCAAAGAACTAACATACTTATCACAACAGGAGGCTTAGGTCCTACTCCAGATGATCTAACAACTGAGACTATTGCTGCAGCATTTAATACGCCTTTAATAGAAAGCAAAGAAATTTTAATTGATATTAAAAAAAAAGTTAAATATTCATCTAAAGATTTGCCTTTAATAAATAAAAAACAAGCTCTTTATCCAAAAGGATCAAAACTTATACACAATCCTACAGGTACAGCGCCTGGCATAATTTGGAACCCTAATGATGATTTTACCATAATTACACTTCCAGGCGTTCCATCAGAGATGAAGAATATGTGGGACCAAAGTATTGAGAAATGGTTAAAAGAAAATTCATACAAAAACAAAACTATTACCAGCAAAGTATTAAAATTTACCGGGATTAGTGAGTCCGAACTGACGGAAAAAGTAAATGATATTTTAGAAGGAAGCAATCCTACGATCTCTCCGTATGCTTCTCTGGGTGAAGTGAGATTGCGAATAACATCTAAAGCAGAAAATATAGAAAGAGCTAATGCATTAATTGAGCCTATACAACATGAGTTAATTCAAAGAGCTCGTAAAAATTATTTCGGCTCTGATGAGGATACTTTGGCCTCAATAATTATTGACTTATTAAGGCAGCGCAATGAAACACTCTCGGTCGCAGAGTCATGTACTGGAGGAGGTTTAGGAGCTAGTCTAACAAGTGTAAGTGGTGCATCTGATATCTTCTTAGGAGGGATAATTGCATACCACAATTCGATCAAGAAGTCCCTACTTAACGTTCGAAGTAAAGAACTTTTAGAAGACGGTGCTGTATCTGCCGAAGTAGTACAAGATATGGCGTTAGGAGTAAAAAAGAAACTTGGCACTGATTGGGGACTTGCTATTAGTGGGATAGCAGGTCCATCAGGAGGAACCCCAAATAAGCCTGTGGGTTTAGTGCAATTTGGTATTGCAGGTCCAAATATTCTTGAATCAATTGAATTCCAATTCAACCCTTATATAGGGAGAATTGGAATTCAAAAACTGAGTGTCATTAGAAGCCTTGACATCCTGCGTTTATTTATCCTGCATGGGGCTAAGGTCAAAGCCTAA
- the glyA gene encoding serine hydroxymethyltransferase, with amino-acid sequence MTPLTSALESTDPSIAELINKELLRQETHLELIASENFASKAVMQAQGSVLTNKYAEGLPYKRYYGGCEHVDQIEDLAIERSKELFKANWANVQPHSGAQANFAVFLSLLQPGDTIMGMDLSHGGHLTHGSPVNVSGKWFKTIHYGVNENTQRLDMDDIRKIALERKPRLIICGFSAYPRIIDFQAFRTIADEVGAFLLADIAHIAGLVATGNHPNPIEHCDVVTTTTHKTLRGPRGGLILSKDIELGKKLDKAVFPGSQGGPLEHVIAAKAVAFGEALQPEFAKYINQLIKNAKALANRINERGINVVSNGTDNHIVLLDLRSINMTGKEADLLVSAINVTANKNTVPFDPESPFVTSGLRLGTAALTTRGFNEEAFMEVADLIADRLLNPNDSRKKEQCKEKVLGLCKRFPLYSLH; translated from the coding sequence TTGACTCCACTTACTTCTGCTCTAGAAAGCACCGATCCAAGTATCGCTGAATTAATAAATAAAGAGCTTTTAAGGCAAGAAACTCATTTAGAGCTTATTGCAAGTGAAAACTTTGCCTCGAAAGCAGTCATGCAGGCTCAAGGCTCAGTTTTAACCAATAAATATGCCGAAGGATTGCCATACAAGCGCTACTACGGAGGCTGTGAACATGTTGATCAAATTGAAGATTTAGCTATTGAGCGATCAAAAGAATTATTTAAAGCAAACTGGGCAAATGTGCAGCCGCATAGTGGGGCTCAAGCTAATTTCGCAGTATTTTTATCTCTTCTTCAACCTGGCGATACCATCATGGGAATGGACCTGTCCCATGGGGGGCATCTAACACATGGTTCACCAGTGAATGTAAGTGGTAAATGGTTCAAAACAATTCATTACGGAGTAAACGAAAATACGCAAAGACTGGATATGGACGATATCCGTAAAATAGCTTTAGAAAGAAAGCCTAGATTAATAATATGTGGATTTTCTGCCTATCCAAGAATTATTGATTTTCAAGCTTTTCGAACAATTGCCGATGAAGTCGGAGCCTTTTTATTAGCAGATATTGCCCACATCGCAGGTCTTGTTGCAACTGGAAACCACCCTAACCCAATTGAGCATTGCGATGTAGTTACTACAACCACGCATAAAACCTTAAGAGGTCCACGAGGAGGATTAATACTTTCGAAAGATATAGAACTAGGCAAAAAACTCGACAAGGCCGTATTCCCTGGCAGCCAAGGAGGACCACTAGAACATGTTATTGCCGCAAAAGCAGTTGCATTTGGGGAAGCTCTTCAACCTGAATTTGCAAAATACATTAATCAATTAATAAAAAATGCCAAAGCTCTTGCTAACCGAATTAATGAAAGAGGCATTAATGTGGTAAGCAATGGAACAGACAATCATATTGTTCTTCTAGATTTAAGAAGTATCAATATGACTGGTAAAGAAGCAGATTTACTTGTTAGTGCAATCAATGTAACAGCCAATAAAAACACTGTGCCGTTCGACCCTGAATCTCCTTTTGTAACAAGTGGACTCAGACTAGGTACTGCAGCTTTAACTACTAGAGGCTTTAATGAAGAAGCCTTTATGGAAGTAGCAGATCTAATAGCTGATCGTTTATTAAATCCAAATGATTCAAGGAAAAAAGAACAATGCAAAGAAAAGGTACTAGGTCTTTGTAAAAGATTTCCTCTGTATAGTCTTCATTAA
- a CDS encoding DUF3181 family protein — translation MNLDLDQFRELESSISDRIYIQVEKWHLYLGDAGLAESLAIECKANLHQGASIAARKALEAVQVRMGGGKVKFPLARLVSSGQIFDLEEILDPYCR, via the coding sequence ATGAATTTAGACCTTGATCAATTCAGAGAGCTTGAATCATCTATCTCTGATCGCATTTATATACAAGTTGAAAAGTGGCATCTTTACTTGGGAGATGCTGGACTTGCGGAATCCCTGGCAATTGAATGCAAAGCCAATTTGCATCAAGGTGCGAGCATCGCTGCTAGAAAAGCTCTGGAAGCTGTTCAAGTAAGAATGGGTGGAGGTAAAGTTAAATTCCCCTTAGCAAGATTAGTTTCTTCTGGCCAAATTTTTGATCTAGAAGAGATTTTAGACCCCTACTGCAGATAA
- the murJ gene encoding murein biosynthesis integral membrane protein MurJ, whose protein sequence is MKRSLKKIALIVSFGTLLSKVGGMTRQLVIAGAFGVGAAYDAYNYAYVIPGFFLILIGGINGPLHNAMVTVLSRRNKLENAYIISSINTSISLFLIVVSAILFFIPDEIIRIVGPGLSIEVHDIAAKQLQIMSPIAFLSGLIGIGFGSLNANSQFFIPSISPIISSLSLIIAAGAFWIYQNPTNSPSEINLKGGIILAQATLIGAFLQLIIQIPALVKKGLFKFKLIWDWTHPGVKEVWGIATPAILSSGMLQVNVITDLFFASSILGAAAGLGYANFLIQAPLGLFSNAILIPLLPTFAKLAKENDKHLLITKIKQGLILCSASMILLGSIFVVLGTSIIDLIYGRGAFDSEAISLVGGLLVAYGFGMPAYLCRDLLVRVFYSLGDGSTPFRLSSIGIILNVILDWALIGGPSPWGNQLGINFGAKGLVLATVGVNIFTCIGLLFKLNKSIQGIPLKEWLNEVFKLIICGLISGFTALLSSYIYLMPIGFFSGIIRLIFISMVSILTFVLMANYFKIKDINYIFKNFLERINLL, encoded by the coding sequence ATGAAAAGATCACTCAAAAAAATTGCCTTAATAGTTAGCTTTGGAACATTGCTCAGCAAAGTTGGGGGGATGACTCGCCAACTTGTCATTGCAGGAGCATTTGGAGTTGGCGCAGCATATGATGCTTATAACTATGCATATGTAATACCTGGCTTCTTTCTAATTCTTATAGGAGGTATTAATGGTCCTTTGCATAATGCAATGGTAACAGTCCTTAGTAGAAGAAATAAACTAGAAAATGCTTATATAATCTCCTCAATAAATACATCAATAAGCTTATTTTTAATTGTTGTTAGTGCAATACTATTTTTTATCCCTGATGAAATAATAAGGATAGTAGGACCTGGTTTAAGCATAGAAGTTCATGACATAGCAGCAAAACAACTTCAAATAATGTCGCCAATTGCTTTTTTATCAGGATTAATAGGAATTGGTTTTGGATCCTTAAATGCAAATAGCCAATTTTTCATTCCATCAATATCACCTATTATTTCTAGCTTGTCCTTAATAATAGCTGCTGGAGCTTTCTGGATTTATCAAAATCCAACAAATAGCCCTTCAGAGATAAATCTTAAAGGAGGAATCATCCTTGCCCAGGCAACGTTAATCGGTGCTTTTCTGCAATTGATAATACAGATACCTGCTTTAGTTAAAAAAGGTCTTTTTAAATTTAAGCTCATTTGGGACTGGACTCATCCTGGAGTGAAGGAAGTGTGGGGGATTGCCACTCCAGCAATACTCTCTTCAGGTATGTTACAAGTAAATGTAATTACCGACCTATTTTTTGCATCAAGTATTCTTGGTGCAGCTGCTGGTCTTGGATATGCAAATTTCTTAATTCAGGCTCCTTTAGGTTTATTTTCCAATGCAATCCTAATACCTTTATTACCAACATTTGCAAAATTAGCCAAGGAAAATGATAAGCATTTGTTAATCACAAAGATCAAGCAAGGTTTAATACTTTGCTCTGCAAGCATGATTCTATTGGGCTCGATCTTTGTTGTTTTAGGAACATCAATAATTGATTTAATTTATGGGAGAGGAGCCTTTGATTCTGAAGCAATTTCCCTGGTTGGTGGCTTACTAGTTGCCTATGGATTCGGCATGCCCGCTTACCTTTGCAGAGATTTATTAGTGAGAGTCTTTTATTCACTTGGGGATGGATCAACGCCATTTAGATTGTCTTCAATAGGAATCATCCTTAATGTAATTCTGGACTGGGCTTTAATCGGTGGTCCATCTCCATGGGGGAACCAACTAGGTATAAACTTTGGAGCCAAGGGCCTTGTGCTAGCTACAGTTGGAGTAAATATTTTTACTTGCATAGGGTTATTATTTAAACTAAATAAATCAATCCAAGGCATACCACTCAAGGAATGGTTGAATGAGGTATTTAAACTTATTATTTGTGGGCTTATTTCTGGGTTTACTGCATTATTATCAAGCTATATTTATCTTATGCCCATTGGATTCTTCTCTGGAATTATAAGATTAATCTTTATATCTATGGTCAGTATTTTAACCTTTGTATTAATGGCAAACTATTTTAAAATTAAAGATATAAATTATATATTTAAAAATTTTCTTGAGAGAATCAATCTTCTTTGA
- the sfsA gene encoding DNA/RNA nuclease SfsA, translating to MIGKILLTFPALQEGILLKRYKRFLADVKLESGEIVTAHCANTGPMTGVLNTGGKVRVRYAPSPTRKLSWSWEQAEVENDQKTKTWVGINTGLPNKIVRRVVEEGLLKEELGEIAELRNEVKYGKKGNSRIDMLLTPHQSEIDDRKIYLEVKNTTWVKNSVAFFPDTITERGQKHLIDMIDVLPKSKAVLVPCISRNDVDSFAPGDSADPKYGELFRLALSSGVKVLPCCFGFYNDHITWEGLRPYNL from the coding sequence ATGATTGGAAAGATTCTTCTAACTTTCCCAGCTCTTCAAGAGGGAATTTTATTGAAACGGTACAAGCGTTTTTTGGCTGATGTGAAATTAGAGAGTGGTGAAATAGTAACTGCACATTGCGCCAATACAGGTCCTATGACTGGGGTTTTAAATACTGGAGGTAAAGTTAGAGTTCGATATGCTCCATCTCCCACTCGTAAACTTTCCTGGTCTTGGGAACAAGCTGAGGTTGAAAATGATCAAAAAACTAAAACTTGGGTAGGAATTAACACTGGATTACCAAATAAAATTGTTAGGAGGGTTGTTGAGGAAGGACTTTTAAAGGAGGAATTGGGAGAAATTGCTGAGCTTCGCAATGAAGTTAAATACGGTAAAAAGGGCAATAGCAGAATTGACATGCTTCTTACTCCTCATCAAAGTGAAATTGATGATAGGAAAATCTATTTAGAAGTCAAAAATACGACTTGGGTAAAAAATTCAGTTGCTTTTTTCCCAGATACTATTACCGAAAGAGGTCAGAAACATCTAATTGATATGATTGATGTCTTGCCAAAGTCAAAAGCTGTATTAGTTCCATGCATTAGTCGCAATGATGTAGATTCTTTTGCCCCTGGAGATTCAGCTGACCCAAAGTATGGAGAACTTTTTAGACTTGCCTTAAGTTCAGGCGTTAAAGTTTTGCCATGTTGCTTTGGTTTTTATAATGACCATATCACTTGGGAAGGGCTACGACCTTATAACCTTTAA
- a CDS encoding ammonium transporter — translation MTTALQSPRVRSTARLQEASLLNGPMLLIRSIRGLRTNKALTWLATIPLALLGLGVFSFAARAGVELSDLSGAQAATFLADNLWLFIATILVIFMNAGFAMVEAGMCRSKNAVNILTKNLFVFALAVTAYWVIGYSIMYGDSIAGGWLYFSGLFFDADPSGALECAAAGDTGCLVPAVDFLFQAAFAGTAATIVSGLVAERVKFGEFVVFSLVLTAFIYPISGSWQWNGGWLSELGFIDFAGSSIVHSVGGWAGLIGAMLLGPRIGKFVDGKPQAMPGHNMAIATLGALILWIGWYGFNPGSELAMDQYVAYVAVTTTLAAAGGAIAATVISTLTSGKPDLTMIINGILAGLVSITAGCGNMTFGGAWLAGAVGGAIVVFSVAAVDAAGIDDPVGAFSVHGVCGVWGTVAIGLWGVDGMDPGVAGIGLLNGGGLKVLLIQALGAAAYAIWTIVTCWIAWSIIGSLFGGIRVSEQEELQGLDIGEHGMEAYPDFASS, via the coding sequence ATGACTACTGCTTTGCAATCACCGAGAGTGAGAAGCACTGCCCGCCTTCAGGAAGCAAGTCTTCTGAATGGGCCAATGCTTCTTATTCGAAGTATTCGTGGCTTAAGAACAAACAAAGCTTTGACTTGGCTAGCCACTATCCCTCTAGCCCTACTGGGATTAGGGGTTTTCAGCTTTGCTGCTAGAGCTGGTGTTGAATTATCAGACTTATCAGGTGCACAAGCTGCAACTTTTTTAGCTGATAACCTTTGGTTATTTATAGCCACAATCCTTGTCATCTTTATGAATGCTGGCTTCGCAATGGTCGAAGCAGGAATGTGTCGCTCTAAAAACGCTGTAAACATTTTAACTAAAAATCTTTTTGTATTTGCACTTGCTGTAACTGCTTATTGGGTAATTGGTTACTCGATAATGTATGGAGACTCTATTGCAGGCGGATGGCTTTATTTTTCTGGTCTTTTCTTTGATGCTGATCCATCAGGAGCCTTGGAATGTGCTGCAGCTGGTGATACAGGTTGCCTAGTCCCTGCAGTTGATTTTCTTTTCCAGGCAGCATTCGCTGGAACAGCAGCAACAATTGTTTCTGGTCTTGTTGCTGAAAGAGTGAAATTCGGCGAATTTGTTGTTTTCTCATTAGTACTTACTGCATTCATATATCCAATTTCTGGAAGTTGGCAGTGGAATGGCGGATGGCTTTCAGAGCTTGGTTTTATTGATTTTGCCGGTTCTTCTATTGTCCATTCAGTTGGTGGTTGGGCTGGTCTTATTGGAGCAATGCTGCTCGGACCAAGAATTGGGAAATTTGTAGATGGAAAGCCTCAGGCTATGCCTGGTCACAATATGGCCATTGCTACTCTTGGTGCCTTGATACTTTGGATCGGTTGGTATGGATTCAACCCTGGATCAGAATTGGCTATGGACCAATACGTTGCTTATGTGGCTGTAACAACTACCCTCGCTGCTGCTGGTGGAGCTATTGCAGCAACAGTGATTTCTACGCTTACATCAGGTAAGCCTGATTTAACAATGATCATCAATGGGATCCTTGCTGGCCTTGTAAGTATTACTGCGGGTTGCGGCAATATGACTTTTGGTGGTGCTTGGTTGGCTGGTGCTGTAGGAGGAGCAATTGTTGTGTTCTCAGTGGCAGCAGTTGATGCAGCCGGTATAGATGACCCTGTTGGTGCATTCTCAGTTCATGGAGTATGCGGTGTTTGGGGAACAGTGGCTATTGGCCTATGGGGTGTAGATGGAATGGATCCAGGAGTAGCAGGAATAGGCCTTCTCAATGGGGGCGGCTTGAAAGTATTGCTTATTCAGGCTTTAGGAGCTGCTGCTTATGCAATTTGGACAATAGTCACATGTTGGATTGCATGGTCCATTATTGGTAGTTTGTTTGGAGGGATCCGTGTTAGTGAACAAGAAGAGCTGCAAGGCCTTGATATTGGAGAGCATGGTATGGAGGCATATCCAGACTTTGCATCAAGTTAG
- a CDS encoding 4-hydroxy-3-methylbut-2-enyl diphosphate reductase, with protein MDTQAFKRSLHHSDRYNRRGFESPTKRAQALEKAYQSNLIGSIRDNGYLLEHGRLRVKLAEAFGFCWGVERAVAMAYETRRHYPNESIWITNEIIHNPSVNDHLRNMNVRFISAEKGIKNFSSVQEGDVVILPAFGATVQEMKLLHERGCHIIDTTCPWVSKVWHTVEKHKKHEFTSIIHGKVKHEETLATSSFAGTYLVVLDLEEAQYVADYILGKGDRQDFLKRFSKASSNGFDPERDLQRLGVANQTTMLKSETEEIGRLFEKTMLRKYGPVELNEHFLAFNTICDATEERQDAMFSLVDEPLDLLVVIGGFNSSNTTHLQEIAISRGIRSFHIDTPERIGDKENTIIHKPLGKDLLTEYSFLPEGNVSVGITSGASTPDRIVEEVIHKLINLSEIKL; from the coding sequence ATGGACACCCAAGCTTTTAAGAGATCGCTGCATCATTCTGATCGATATAACAGAAGAGGTTTTGAATCTCCAACTAAAAGAGCTCAAGCTTTAGAGAAGGCTTATCAGAGTAATTTGATTGGATCTATTCGAGATAACGGATATCTTTTGGAGCACGGTAGATTGCGAGTAAAACTTGCTGAAGCGTTTGGATTTTGTTGGGGGGTAGAAAGGGCAGTTGCAATGGCTTATGAAACAAGAAGACATTACCCAAATGAAAGCATTTGGATTACCAATGAGATTATTCATAATCCATCGGTCAATGATCATCTAAGAAATATGAATGTGAGGTTTATATCAGCTGAAAAAGGTATAAAAAATTTTTCTTCAGTTCAAGAAGGTGATGTTGTAATACTTCCTGCTTTTGGAGCAACCGTTCAAGAGATGAAACTGCTTCATGAACGAGGTTGTCATATCATTGATACAACTTGCCCGTGGGTCTCGAAGGTTTGGCACACAGTAGAAAAGCATAAAAAACATGAGTTCACTTCTATTATCCATGGGAAGGTAAAACACGAAGAAACTCTTGCAACAAGCTCTTTTGCAGGAACATATCTTGTTGTGCTGGATTTGGAAGAAGCACAATATGTTGCTGACTATATTTTGGGCAAAGGAGATCGACAAGACTTTCTAAAGAGGTTTTCCAAGGCTTCTTCCAATGGATTCGATCCAGAACGTGATCTGCAAAGACTTGGAGTGGCTAATCAAACGACAATGCTTAAAAGTGAGACTGAGGAAATTGGGAGACTCTTTGAAAAAACGATGCTTCGCAAATATGGCCCAGTTGAATTAAATGAGCATTTTTTAGCTTTTAATACCATTTGTGATGCTACAGAAGAACGCCAAGATGCAATGTTCTCATTAGTAGATGAGCCTCTGGATTTACTAGTGGTTATAGGTGGCTTTAACTCTTCTAACACAACTCACTTGCAAGAGATAGCTATTAGTAGAGGTATACGTTCTTTTCATATAGATACACCTGAAAGGATAGGTGATAAAGAAAATACTATTATTCATAAACCATTAGGAAAGGATCTTTTGACTGAATACAGTTTCCTTCCAGAAGGAAATGTAAGTGTTGGGATTACTTCAGGTGCATCAACTCCAGATCGAATCGTTGAAGAGGTAATTCACAAACTTATTAATTTGAGCGAAATAAAACTGTAG
- a CDS encoding DoxX family protein, which yields MGPESAKESQSSNQAQKVEVVVANQSSEGEVDILGELAIFVLRVGFSLFMIHHGLEKLQDPEGFAEFVVGKYFGFLPGDPIIWTFAAGVTQIVCPIGLAIGIFARLSALGLLSTMLFAIYFHLVDTGLEGFPFAVVEGHNYIFELSAIYAAIALYFLCAGPGRLSAFRKKNKVTYYPKGSK from the coding sequence ATGGGACCTGAATCTGCCAAAGAATCCCAATCCTCCAATCAAGCTCAAAAGGTTGAAGTGGTTGTTGCAAACCAATCTTCGGAAGGGGAAGTTGATATTTTAGGTGAACTAGCAATTTTTGTGCTTAGAGTAGGTTTTAGCCTTTTTATGATTCATCATGGATTGGAAAAACTACAAGATCCGGAAGGCTTCGCTGAGTTTGTAGTTGGTAAATATTTTGGATTCTTGCCTGGTGATCCAATCATTTGGACTTTTGCGGCAGGTGTTACACAGATTGTTTGTCCAATTGGCTTGGCAATAGGAATTTTTGCAAGACTCTCTGCTCTAGGTTTGCTTTCAACTATGTTATTTGCGATTTACTTTCACCTAGTTGATACAGGCTTAGAAGGATTTCCCTTCGCTGTAGTTGAAGGACATAATTATATATTTGAATTATCTGCAATTTACGCCGCAATAGCTTTATATTTTTTATGTGCTGGTCCAGGTAGATTGTCAGCTTTTAGAAAGAAAAATAAAGTGACTTATTATCCAAAAGGTAGTAAATAA